In Rariglobus hedericola, the following proteins share a genomic window:
- a CDS encoding DUF4465 domain-containing protein — protein MNVIRLLFSSVFLAAATSLSALTIDFFDVNTSTESGPAQSYEGPGNGVYYYGSDSAGGFTSGGAQFVNYYNSDWGSWSGWAYSTTADSVTAGMANQYSAFPGALTTGTPYGIAYVSSYDGPTTITLPAGIDTPLSLTLTNTTYAYDSMLNGDSFAKKFGGVSGNDADWFLLTITGKDAFNATLGSVEFYLADFRFADNELDYIITDWTDVDLTGLGTGVHTLEFTLTSSDSGDYGMNTPSYFALGGVTAVPEPSAYAALVGAFTLVLALTRRRRS, from the coding sequence ATGAACGTCATCCGTCTGCTTTTCAGTTCTGTATTCCTAGCTGCCGCCACTTCGCTTTCGGCGCTCACCATCGACTTTTTCGATGTGAACACCTCGACCGAATCCGGTCCCGCCCAGTCCTACGAGGGCCCCGGCAACGGCGTATATTACTACGGCTCCGATTCGGCCGGTGGCTTCACGAGCGGCGGCGCGCAGTTCGTCAACTACTACAACAGCGACTGGGGCTCCTGGTCCGGCTGGGCTTACTCGACCACCGCCGATTCCGTCACCGCGGGCATGGCCAACCAATACAGTGCGTTCCCCGGAGCTCTAACCACCGGCACTCCCTACGGCATCGCCTACGTCTCCAGCTACGACGGGCCCACTACGATCACACTTCCCGCCGGTATCGACACCCCGCTGTCGCTCACGCTCACCAATACCACCTACGCCTACGACTCGATGCTCAACGGCGACAGCTTCGCCAAAAAATTCGGCGGCGTCTCCGGCAACGATGCCGACTGGTTCCTGCTCACCATCACTGGCAAGGATGCGTTCAACGCCACCCTCGGCTCGGTCGAATTTTACCTCGCCGACTTCCGCTTCGCTGACAACGAACTCGACTACATCATCACCGACTGGACGGACGTTGATCTCACCGGACTCGGCACCGGCGTGCACACCCTGGAATTCACACTAACCTCCAGCGATAGCGGCGACTACGGCATGAACACCCCCAGCTACTTCGCGCTCGGCGGAGTGACCGCTGTGCCCGAGCCCTCCGCCTACGCCGCTCTCGTCGGCGCGTTCACTCTCGTCCTCGCACTCACCCGCCGCCGCCGCTCATGA
- a CDS encoding SDR family oxidoreductase codes for MKSPVILITGASQGIGAAIAKVFAKEMGKGARLALVARNARNLSTVARACAKAGATVEVFACDVTDEEAVSAMAAAVVKRFGVVDVLINNAGVFEAAAFTKTKVATFDRILAANLRSAFLVTQVFVPAMIAKKHGDVFFMSSIAGLEAYPNSAAYCAAKFGVTGLAKVLRAETREHGVRVCCVHPGATWSPSWSSSGVPEDRIMPAEDVARAFFDIYRLSRNTVIEEIVLRPQLGDL; via the coding sequence ATGAAATCTCCCGTCATTCTCATCACCGGCGCGTCGCAGGGCATCGGGGCAGCCATCGCCAAAGTGTTTGCCAAGGAGATGGGCAAAGGGGCGCGGCTCGCGCTCGTGGCTCGCAACGCCCGCAACCTGTCGACCGTGGCGCGCGCCTGTGCGAAAGCCGGGGCAACCGTCGAAGTGTTTGCCTGCGATGTGACCGACGAAGAGGCGGTGTCGGCGATGGCGGCGGCAGTGGTGAAACGTTTTGGCGTGGTCGATGTGCTCATCAATAATGCGGGTGTTTTTGAAGCGGCTGCATTTACGAAGACCAAGGTGGCGACGTTTGACCGCATCCTGGCGGCGAACCTGCGTAGTGCGTTTTTGGTTACGCAGGTGTTCGTGCCGGCGATGATCGCCAAGAAACACGGCGACGTGTTTTTCATGAGTTCGATCGCCGGTCTCGAAGCGTATCCGAACAGCGCGGCGTATTGCGCGGCAAAATTCGGGGTTACCGGGCTGGCGAAAGTGTTGCGTGCCGAGACGCGCGAGCATGGCGTGCGCGTGTGTTGCGTGCATCCCGGTGCGACATGGTCACCGTCGTGGTCGTCGAGCGGCGTGCCCGAGGATCGCATCATGCCGGCCGAGGATGTGGCGCGGGCGTTTTTCGATATTTACCGGCTCAGCCGTAATACGGTGATCGAGGAAATCGTGCTGCGTCCGCAATTGGGGGACCTGTAA
- a CDS encoding prepilin-type N-terminal cleavage/methylation domain-containing protein: MKNSRQGFTLIELLMVVVIIGILAVIIIPLTSRLRGSAQSITGLSNLRQLAQANLGYASDHGGQFVPATSVNNRKRWHGERESSSKPFDPSKGYLAPYLGESGRVKNCPRFDLLQKSTTSFELGTGGYGYNSAYIGGTPQDWTKPTYVNRLPRPARTVMFASTAFAVATGPQEYAFTEPYESLAPSGQPNGALQPSTHFRHDGKAHIAWCDGHVTAELPNSTAETANYYGGDSRALAIGWFGPADHNGYWNPNYPEW; this comes from the coding sequence GTGAAAAACTCCCGCCAAGGCTTCACGCTCATCGAGCTGCTCATGGTGGTGGTCATCATCGGCATACTCGCCGTGATAATCATCCCCTTGACCAGTCGCCTTCGCGGATCCGCGCAAAGCATCACCGGTCTCAGTAATCTTCGCCAGCTCGCGCAGGCCAACCTCGGTTACGCTTCCGACCACGGTGGACAATTCGTGCCCGCCACTTCGGTCAACAACCGCAAACGCTGGCACGGCGAACGCGAGAGCAGCAGCAAACCGTTCGATCCTTCAAAAGGTTATCTCGCGCCCTACCTCGGCGAAAGCGGCCGCGTCAAAAACTGCCCGCGTTTCGATCTGCTGCAAAAATCAACGACCTCCTTCGAACTCGGCACCGGCGGCTACGGTTACAACTCCGCCTACATAGGCGGCACTCCGCAGGACTGGACCAAACCGACCTACGTCAACCGCCTCCCGCGTCCCGCACGCACCGTGATGTTTGCCAGCACCGCTTTCGCCGTCGCGACCGGACCGCAGGAATACGCCTTCACCGAGCCTTACGAATCGCTCGCGCCTTCGGGCCAGCCCAACGGCGCGCTCCAGCCCAGCACCCACTTCCGCCACGACGGCAAAGCCCACATCGCCTGGTGCGACGGCCACGTGACCGCCGAGTTGCCCAACTCCACCGCCGAGACCGCCAACTACTACGGCGGTGACAGTCGCGCCCTCGCCATCGGCTGGTTCGGCCCCGCCGACCACAACGGCTACTGGAATCCCAACTACCCCGAATGGTAA
- a CDS encoding CobW family GTP-binding protein, protein MSPTTSASAAPAPIPVTVLTGFLGAGKTTLLNRILTEQHGKKLAVIENEFGEVGVDNQLVIQSDEEIFEMNNGCICCSVRGDLIRILGRLMKRKDRLDGIIIETTGLADPGPVAQTFFTDDEMKAAFRLDSIITLVDAKHVLQHIDDSPEVKKQIGFADVIILNKTDLVSPADLDALEARIHKMNGAAKIHRAQNADIPLSSVLNVGGFQLSRATELDPKFMEPSYPFEWAGVYAIPKGNHQLIIGHSDDDCCGHDHSHEGHDHGDHDHGADGHHHHHGPDGTLDIVVMPVKSFAEADLVAARDAAVLVFSDWENQVKPGNAIVPGGTLQRLQIGEKSHAHFGLTIAEPGLFMVFEACGHHPLHIEVMGETVKPGWQQDYDHTHSHDDDVTSVGITTTGDLDGKRLNAWISELLKVKGNDIYRCKGVLSVKGSPNRLVFQGVHMLFDAKMDKPWAGAPRTNTLVFIGKNLDREALNEGFKSCLV, encoded by the coding sequence ATGTCCCCGACCACTTCCGCGTCCGCTGCTCCCGCCCCCATTCCCGTCACCGTCCTCACCGGCTTTCTCGGCGCCGGCAAGACCACGCTCCTCAACCGTATTCTCACGGAGCAGCACGGAAAAAAACTCGCCGTCATCGAAAACGAATTCGGCGAGGTCGGCGTGGACAACCAGCTCGTCATCCAGAGCGACGAAGAGATTTTCGAGATGAACAACGGCTGTATCTGCTGCAGCGTGCGTGGCGATTTGATCCGCATCCTCGGCCGACTGATGAAGCGTAAAGACCGTCTCGACGGCATCATCATCGAGACCACCGGCCTCGCCGACCCCGGCCCCGTTGCGCAGACGTTTTTCACCGACGACGAGATGAAGGCGGCCTTCCGCCTCGACAGCATCATCACCCTCGTTGACGCGAAACACGTCCTCCAACACATCGACGATTCTCCCGAGGTGAAGAAGCAGATCGGTTTCGCCGACGTCATCATCCTCAACAAAACCGACCTCGTCTCCCCCGCCGATCTCGATGCGCTCGAAGCCCGCATCCACAAGATGAACGGCGCCGCCAAAATCCACCGCGCCCAAAACGCCGACATCCCACTTTCCTCCGTCCTCAACGTCGGCGGCTTCCAACTCTCCCGCGCCACCGAGCTTGATCCCAAGTTCATGGAGCCGTCCTACCCGTTCGAATGGGCCGGCGTTTACGCGATCCCCAAGGGCAACCACCAACTGATCATCGGCCACAGCGACGACGACTGCTGCGGCCACGACCACTCCCACGAAGGCCACGATCACGGTGACCACGACCACGGCGCCGACGGCCATCATCACCACCACGGCCCCGACGGCACTCTCGACATCGTCGTCATGCCCGTGAAGTCCTTCGCCGAAGCCGACCTCGTCGCCGCCCGCGATGCCGCCGTGCTCGTATTCTCCGACTGGGAAAACCAGGTGAAACCTGGCAACGCCATCGTCCCCGGCGGCACCCTCCAGCGCCTCCAGATCGGCGAGAAATCCCACGCGCACTTCGGCCTCACCATCGCCGAGCCCGGTTTGTTCATGGTCTTCGAAGCCTGCGGACACCATCCGCTCCACATCGAAGTCATGGGCGAAACCGTAAAGCCCGGCTGGCAGCAAGACTACGACCACACCCACAGCCACGACGACGATGTGACCAGCGTCGGTATCACCACGACCGGCGACCTCGACGGCAAACGCCTCAATGCGTGGATCAGCGAACTCCTCAAAGTGAAGGGTAACGACATCTACCGCTGCAAAGGCGTCCTCTCCGTGAAGGGTTCGCCCAACCGCCTCGTTTTCCAAGGCGTGCACATGCTCTTCGACGCCAAGATGGACAAGCCCTGGGCCGGCGCCCCGCGCACCAACACCCTCGTCTTCATCGGCAAAAACCTCGACCGCGAAGCCCTCAACGAAGGCTTTAAATCCTGCCTCGTCTGA
- a CDS encoding MBL fold metallo-hydrolase has protein sequence MRFRILGSGSAGNCAVLRTDQARVLIDAGFTQRKLRQLLHDAGEALEQIDAVFITHEHGDHCAGIEGLKKFPHIKVFANAATARAVQAKVDHKVEWQIFETGSRFHFRDLEIESFHVPHDAQEPVGFTFSHGHEADLFTPRRRIAWLTDLGHAPQHIHERIRDVDVVVVESNHCPRLLEADVKRPWPTKQRISGRHGHLSNQAMCDLLGAVASPRWSQIFLTHLSRDCNSHEAIDKALIDLRARLTCQFNIVASGGGTAVCEL, from the coding sequence ATGCGTTTCAGAATCCTGGGCAGTGGCAGTGCGGGCAATTGCGCCGTGCTGCGCACCGATCAGGCGCGCGTGCTGATCGACGCCGGCTTCACCCAACGCAAACTTCGCCAGCTCCTCCACGACGCGGGCGAGGCGCTGGAGCAGATCGACGCGGTGTTTATCACGCATGAACATGGCGATCATTGCGCCGGTATCGAGGGATTGAAAAAGTTTCCGCATATCAAGGTCTTCGCCAACGCCGCCACCGCCCGCGCCGTGCAGGCCAAGGTCGATCACAAGGTGGAATGGCAGATCTTCGAAACCGGTTCGCGTTTCCATTTTCGCGACTTGGAGATCGAGAGTTTTCATGTGCCGCACGACGCGCAGGAACCGGTGGGCTTTACCTTTTCGCACGGGCACGAGGCGGATCTGTTCACCCCGCGCCGCCGGATCGCGTGGCTGACGGACCTCGGTCACGCACCGCAACACATCCATGAACGCATCCGCGACGTCGATGTGGTTGTCGTCGAAAGCAACCACTGCCCGCGCCTGCTCGAAGCCGATGTGAAACGCCCCTGGCCGACCAAGCAGCGCATCTCCGGCCGCCACGGTCATCTGTCCAACCAAGCCATGTGCGACTTGCTCGGTGCCGTCGCGAGCCCGCGCTGGAGCCAGATTTTCCTCACGCACTTGTCACGCGATTGCAACAGCCACGAGGCCATCGACAAGGCGCTTATAGACCTGCGTGCACGGCTGACCTGCCAGTTCAACATCGTCGCCTCGGGGGGGGGAACGGCCGTCTGCGAGCTGTAA
- the pyk gene encoding pyruvate kinase: protein MHTSTSLRRTKIIFTLGPATQSEEMLEKLILGGADIARLNMAHGNHEWTRAVIRRIRAVSKKIGREIAIMMDIKGPEIRTGDVEAPIELKVGETFDFTVKPSDREGEEIRSVNVNYQDIVNDIHVGDIVLVDSGLMRFEVLAKDHNHIRCKVLTPGALSSRRHINLPGVKVNLPSFTEKDRLDTLMGIEEGIDFVALSFVREAKDIVQLREFIANNGSKAKIIAKIEDQTAIANLDEIIKATDSLMVARGDLGIECPLEDLPVIQRRAVKACFHHGKPVIIATHTLESMISSPVPTRAEITDVANAVYEKADCVMLSGETTVGKYPMECVQTLDKIARRIELEGPFPFAEPEHVSGDKIKLLKSAVLLAHQFPGSAILTFTRHGNMAGGLAALRPAHATIYAMTNTIETLRQLRIMRSVEPFILELESDPNATIENAIALLVREGRVQVGDKLIVATDILTEDRLVDSVQLRTVR, encoded by the coding sequence ATGCATACGTCCACGTCCCTTCGTCGCACCAAGATCATCTTCACGCTCGGCCCTGCCACTCAAAGCGAGGAAATGCTGGAGAAGCTCATCTTGGGAGGCGCCGACATCGCCCGCCTCAACATGGCCCACGGCAACCACGAATGGACCCGCGCCGTGATCCGCCGCATCCGCGCCGTTTCCAAGAAGATCGGCCGCGAGATCGCCATCATGATGGACATCAAAGGTCCTGAAATCCGCACCGGCGACGTCGAGGCCCCCATCGAGCTCAAGGTCGGCGAGACCTTCGACTTCACCGTCAAACCCAGCGACCGCGAGGGCGAAGAAATCCGCTCCGTGAACGTCAACTATCAGGACATCGTCAACGACATCCACGTCGGTGACATCGTTCTGGTCGACAGCGGTCTCATGCGCTTCGAGGTCCTCGCCAAGGATCACAATCACATCCGCTGCAAAGTCCTCACCCCCGGCGCCCTCAGCTCCCGCCGCCACATCAATCTCCCCGGCGTGAAGGTGAACCTTCCCTCCTTCACCGAGAAGGACCGTCTCGACACCCTCATGGGCATCGAGGAAGGCATCGACTTCGTCGCCTTGTCCTTCGTCCGCGAAGCCAAGGACATCGTCCAGCTCCGCGAGTTCATCGCCAACAACGGCTCCAAGGCGAAGATCATCGCCAAGATCGAGGATCAGACCGCCATCGCCAACCTCGATGAAATCATCAAGGCCACCGACTCCCTGATGGTCGCCCGCGGTGACCTCGGCATCGAGTGCCCGCTCGAGGATCTCCCCGTCATCCAGCGCCGCGCCGTCAAGGCCTGCTTCCATCACGGCAAGCCCGTGATCATCGCGACGCACACGCTCGAATCGATGATCAGTTCGCCGGTCCCCACCCGCGCCGAGATCACCGACGTCGCCAACGCCGTTTACGAAAAAGCCGACTGCGTCATGCTCTCCGGCGAGACCACCGTCGGCAAATACCCGATGGAATGCGTGCAGACCCTCGACAAGATCGCCCGCCGCATCGAGCTCGAAGGCCCGTTCCCGTTCGCCGAGCCCGAGCATGTCTCCGGCGATAAGATCAAGCTCCTCAAATCCGCCGTGTTGCTCGCGCACCAGTTCCCCGGCTCGGCCATCCTGACCTTCACCCGCCACGGTAACATGGCCGGCGGTCTCGCCGCTCTCCGCCCCGCGCACGCCACGATCTACGCGATGACCAACACCATCGAGACGCTTCGCCAGCTTCGCATCATGCGCAGCGTCGAGCCGTTCATCCTCGAGCTCGAAAGCGATCCCAACGCGACCATCGAAAACGCCATCGCCCTCCTCGTTCGCGAGGGCCGCGTGCAGGTCGGTGACAAGCTGATCGTCGCCACCGACATCCTCACCGAGGACCGCCTCGTCGACAGCGTGCAGCTCCGCACCGTTCGCTGA
- a CDS encoding 6-pyruvoyl trahydropterin synthase family protein has translation MKGVVTITRQVHFNSAHRLWNPTKSQAWNEKQFGLCTNPHWHGHNYVLEVSLRGQPDPDTGCIMDLGDLKDLLNTHVVDKCDHRNLNDQVDFLRGIIPSTENLVIAFWNELQPHIPAGRLYCVKLYETPRNFAEYHGPDVS, from the coding sequence ATGAAAGGCGTGGTCACGATCACTCGCCAGGTGCATTTCAACTCGGCGCACCGTCTCTGGAATCCTACCAAGAGCCAGGCGTGGAACGAGAAACAGTTTGGTCTTTGCACGAATCCGCACTGGCACGGTCACAACTATGTGCTGGAGGTTTCCCTGCGCGGGCAGCCCGATCCCGACACCGGTTGCATCATGGATCTCGGCGATCTCAAAGATCTCTTGAACACGCACGTCGTGGACAAGTGCGATCATCGCAACCTTAACGACCAGGTCGATTTCCTGCGCGGTATCATTCCCTCGACCGAAAATCTGGTCATCGCCTTCTGGAATGAACTCCAGCCGCACATTCCCGCCGGCCGCCTGTATTGCGTGAAGCTTTACGAAACCCCGCGCAACTTTGCCGAATACCACGGTCCGGATGTTTCTTAA
- the folE2 gene encoding GTP cyclohydrolase FolE2, whose amino-acid sequence MPSSKKKPMYLHRTADGAAPRIQRGYDTKFKVTPAYRASLPDMMETAEAIPGAHVPIQQVGISNFKLPLKYRTKDGKTLTLETSVTGTVSLQAELKGINMSRIMRSFYDHKDEVTTGEWMGKILKSYLRKVESKAARLKIRFSYPMTQTSLRSGLDGFQFYDVAFEGVMTADGRYRRFIQFDFVYSSACPCSAELSEHARDQRGAYTVPHSQRSKARLLIEEVEGKKIWIEDIHALCVRALRTETQVMVKREDEQAFAELNGAHLKFVEDAARLLYAELAKDKRIADFQIACSHQESLHSHDAVSVICKGVPGGLAADFTEFGLLRC is encoded by the coding sequence ATGCCGTCTTCCAAGAAAAAGCCCATGTATCTGCATCGCACCGCCGACGGTGCGGCCCCGCGCATCCAGCGCGGTTATGATACGAAGTTCAAAGTCACGCCCGCGTATCGCGCGTCGCTGCCCGACATGATGGAGACGGCCGAGGCGATCCCCGGCGCGCATGTGCCGATCCAGCAGGTCGGCATCTCAAATTTTAAACTGCCGCTCAAATACCGGACGAAGGACGGCAAGACGCTCACCCTCGAGACAAGCGTCACGGGAACGGTTTCGCTGCAAGCCGAGTTGAAGGGCATCAACATGAGCCGGATCATGCGCTCCTTCTACGATCACAAGGACGAGGTCACCACCGGCGAGTGGATGGGCAAGATTCTCAAAAGCTACTTGCGCAAGGTCGAGAGCAAGGCCGCGCGCTTGAAGATTCGTTTCTCGTATCCGATGACGCAGACCAGCCTGCGCAGCGGCTTGGACGGCTTTCAGTTTTACGACGTCGCTTTCGAAGGCGTGATGACGGCCGACGGACGTTACCGCCGGTTCATCCAGTTTGATTTTGTGTATTCGTCGGCCTGCCCGTGCTCGGCAGAGTTGTCGGAACATGCGCGAGATCAGCGCGGTGCCTACACCGTGCCGCATTCGCAGCGTAGCAAGGCGCGGCTGCTCATCGAGGAAGTCGAAGGCAAAAAAATCTGGATCGAGGACATCCATGCGCTGTGCGTGCGCGCGCTGCGGACCGAGACGCAGGTGATGGTGAAACGTGAAGACGAGCAGGCGTTCGCCGAGCTCAACGGCGCGCACCTCAAGTTTGTCGAGGATGCCGCGCGCCTGCTCTACGCGGAACTCGCCAAGGACAAACGCATCGCGGACTTCCAGATCGCCTGCTCGCATCAGGAGTCGCTGCACTCGCATGACGCGGTGAGCGTCATCTGCAAAGGCGTGCCCGGCGGACTGGCGGCGGACTTCACCGAGTTTGGTCTGCTGCGTTGCTGA
- a CDS encoding Fur family transcriptional regulator: protein MPTPAKRIHATRQRVAINAALDGAKGPLTAEEVWVLAKKAKPGLGLRTVFRNLQEQVDEQALLRVVFPGQPPRYEKPSPRHHPHFVCLKCTGVFDLPGETPDVRAQCELPAGFEAVGSEVTLFGYCADCRSEKTAPRAARAKQA, encoded by the coding sequence ATGCCCACCCCAGCCAAACGGATTCATGCCACGCGACAGCGGGTCGCGATCAACGCGGCGCTGGACGGTGCGAAAGGTCCGCTGACTGCGGAGGAAGTGTGGGTGCTCGCGAAGAAAGCGAAGCCGGGGCTGGGTTTGCGCACGGTGTTTCGGAATTTGCAGGAACAGGTGGACGAGCAGGCGTTGCTGCGCGTGGTGTTTCCAGGACAGCCGCCGCGCTACGAAAAACCTTCGCCGCGGCACCATCCGCATTTCGTGTGTTTGAAATGCACGGGGGTCTTCGATCTGCCGGGCGAGACGCCGGATGTGCGTGCGCAATGCGAACTGCCAGCCGGGTTCGAGGCGGTGGGCAGCGAGGTGACGCTGTTTGGTTATTGCGCGGACTGCCGGTCTGAGAAGACCGCACCGCGTGCGGCTCGCGCGAAGCAGGCATAA
- a CDS encoding mechanosensitive ion channel family protein: MDNILPQLQLALARVITSLPAAIAIIIGAFILHFVLNRGLKLLADRTRLEHRDVAPFLKIGDWIITGATLVLLLGVFGFNLGGLWTMLTTVLAMVAIGFIAVWSVLSNWLCTLVILITRPFDIGDEVEFVGEEVRGRVVNLNFIFTTLQTEDSGVMQIPNNLFFQRVMKRRAPTLRSAHSLAEQLNKTDHARI, translated from the coding sequence ATGGATAACATCCTCCCGCAACTCCAACTCGCCCTCGCCCGCGTCATCACCAGCCTGCCCGCCGCAATCGCCATCATCATCGGCGCATTCATCCTGCATTTCGTCCTCAACCGCGGACTCAAGCTCCTCGCCGACCGCACCCGCCTCGAACACCGCGATGTCGCCCCGTTCCTCAAGATCGGCGACTGGATCATCACCGGCGCCACGCTCGTGCTGCTGCTCGGTGTATTCGGATTCAATTTGGGCGGACTCTGGACGATGCTTACCACCGTGCTCGCCATGGTTGCCATCGGTTTCATCGCCGTGTGGAGCGTCCTGTCCAACTGGTTGTGCACGCTGGTGATTTTGATCACGCGCCCGTTTGATATCGGCGACGAGGTGGAATTTGTCGGCGAGGAAGTCCGCGGCCGCGTGGTCAATTTGAACTTCATCTTCACCACGCTTCAAACCGAGGACTCCGGCGTCATGCAGATCCCGAACAATCTGTTTTTTCAACGCGTCATGAAGCGGCGTGCGCCCACCCTACGCTCCGCTCATTCGCTGGCCGAACAACTCAACAAGACCGATCACGCACGAATTTAA